A window of Clostridia bacterium genomic DNA:
TTTCAAAAAAATCCTTTAAAGGTTCATGACCAAAAACAAAAGCATGCCCTATATCAAAAGCTAAGCCAAAATTTTTATTATTCACGCCTTCTGCAATTCTTATAAGAATATCCGGGTTATATTCAAATGTATTGCATAAAGAAATATGAATATCTGTATTTTTGAGAACTTCTTTCCAAAATGATATAGAGTTTTGAACAAATGCATCCTCATAAGAACTCAATTTTATCATAGGCAAAAAAGTCGATAAGAAAATAATCTCTTGACTACGAATTTGCTCGGCAAATTGGATGCTTCTAATAACCTTTTGCTTTGTCAATTCTCTGACCGCTTTCTCAGAAGTGCCTGGATTGATGTCAATATATGCGCCGTCAGTTATTATAGCTTTTTTGTAATCCGCAGTAATAATTTTTTGGATATCAGCTTGAATTTCGCTATCCAGATAATTGGGATAAAGGGGATTTTCAATATTTAAAATATCGATTTTGTCTAAAATATCATTATCAATATTATTTAAATCAAAACCAATTCCAACCATTGTAAATCCCCTTTATTTAATATGATATAATAACCAATTAAAAACAAGTACAATATTAAAGACTATAAAGAGTTTTTCCCTTAAGACTCTTTAGATTTCTTATATCATATTTTGATTATTGCGTTTAGACAATCTTTTTGCAAGGCAAATAATATCCAAAAGTAAAGGTGTTTTCGCCGTTATCTTCAAATTTTGCGTATTTTTCATAAGAATAGTATTCTAATGAAATACCAACAACAGAATAATCCGGCTCATAACCATTATCTCTCATTATCTTTTCTGTTTTAACATGTGCACCTTTTTGCAGTTCAGAAGTTTTTCCTTCTATCCAGCCAATTCCCATCAGACAATCAGGAATATCACGATAAGAAAAACCTTCAGGCACAGGAGTATCAGGCTTAGTAAATATCCCGGCAAT
This region includes:
- a CDS encoding effector binding domain-containing protein, which codes for MQSKITFEVQNFKAVRIIGKEVVVGKKNPAVELWETFLKDGTNEFLQSLPERVSPLGDTVGWMGDYNPKTREFVYIAGIFTKPDTPVPEGFSYRDIPDCLMGIGWIEGKTSELQKGAHVKTEKIMRDNGYEPDYSVVGISLEYYSYEKYAKFEDNGENTFTFGYYLPCKKIV
- a CDS encoding TIM barrel protein is translated as MVGIGFDLNNIDNDILDKIDILNIENPLYPNYLDSEIQADIQKIITADYKKAIITDGAYIDINPGTSEKAVRELTKQKVIRSIQFAEQIRSQEIIFLSTFLPMIKLSSYEDAFVQNSISFWKEVLKNTDIHISLCNTFEYNPDILIRIAEGVNNKNFGLAFDIGHAFVFGHEPLKDFFEKLEPYCNTVYLHSNNGDIDSHLNLFEGTLINSIEFQKIVLMIKNKNILLKPFDKSNLNKNLQVLNDILSKN